CCCGGTTACTATAGCCCGGCAGACATCTATCGGACAAATTTTGGTCTTAAGTTGAATCATATGCTTGATGAAGATAGTTATTATGAAGTGATGTACCAGTATCTGCGCAGTAAATACTGGACCTTTGAAACCGACGCTCGGGATCCTCAATTAATTGAGATCTATGATGGCGTGTGGCGTGATGAGGCACCCTATGGATATGATGGTGGCGAATGGATGAATTTGGGACGCGATAGCAGTCTGATCCAGACTCACTCGCTCAAAGCAGATTACACGCGACAGGTGAACACCAGGAATCAGTTGAAAACCGGCATACGGATTATCCGGAATCAATTGCAGGTGCGCTCCTATACTGAGAGTGACAAGGATACCTGGACCAGGGAGCAAAATTACGATAGATCCCCTTACAGTATTGCCGCTTACATCCAAAATAAGCTGGAATATGAGGGCTTTATTGCCAACCTGGGTTTGCGCACTGAATACAATAATCCCAATGCACCCAACTATTTGCTGGATCCATTTGACCCAATCTATAGCCAGGGTCTGGGTAGTGATCTTGAGGAAAATGCCGATCAGGAGGATGCCGCCAACTTCTGGACTATCAGTCCCCGTCTGGGAATCTCTCATCCCATAACCGATCGCTCCAAACTCTATTTCAATTATGGCCATTTTCATTCAGAACCAGCTTCCACCTATCGTTTTCGTTTGCAGCGGGAATCCAATGGGAAAGTGACTTCCATTGGGAATCCTGATTTGAAGCTGGAGCAGACCATCGCGTATGAGCTGGGTTATTCACATAGCATCCAGGATGCTTACCTGATCAATATTGCGACCTACTATAAGGATGTTCGCAATCAACCGGGCTGGATCAAATATACCAGTGTTGATGGATCAGTGAACTATAGTGAGCCAGATAATAATAATTATGCAGATATCAGAGGAATTGAATTAACCCTGTCCAAGTTGAAGGGGGATTGGTTCACCGGGTTTGTCAATTATACCTATATGGTGAGAACCTCAGGGTATTTCGGTTTGACCCATTATTATCAGGATCCCATGGAGCAACGTGATTTTGTCGCTTTAAACCCACAGGAGAGTCGGCCGGTTCCCACACCTTATGCTCGGCTTAACCTTGTTTTTCACACACCTCATAAATTTGGACCTACTCTGGCAGGAATTACGCCACTGGAAGATTGGAATCTGACATTGCTGGCATCCTATCGAGCTGGTTCAACCTGGCAGTGGTCAGAAGGAAATCGTACCCGTACCAGACCATGGGTGGACTCACACTCGGTCAGCTCACGCCTGGCTCGGACTTTCGAGACCAATCTTGGCGATCTTGAGTTTTTTATGGATGTGTCGAATCTGTTGAACATGAAATGGTTGAGCTATGCTGGTTTTGCCGGCTCACGTGATTGGCTGGCTTATCGCGCTTCACTCCATTTACCGTGGGAGGAGGGTGAGCAAAAGGGTGATGATAGACTGGGTGATTACCGTTCCTGGGACACCGAATATCGTCCTATTTACACTACTGACTCGTTAAGTAACGTGGAACAAGTACCGAAATCACATGAAATATTCTGGGAATCATCGACCAACAGTTATCATGTTTGGGATGATGCCATCAATGACTGGGCTGCGGAGCCGGTTGATCAATCAGCTATAGATGACCTGATCGAAGAAAAAGCCTATATCGATATGCCCAATATCAGATCCATGAGTTTTCTCAGTCCGCGTAAGATCACCGTTGGTATAAGAATCAAGTTTTGAGGCCATCTATGAAAAAGCTGATATTGCTAACCTTCTGTTTTGTATTGTTTGCCGGTTCTGTTCTGGCTCAGGTTGATGGTGCGTCCAGGCGCTATCTCAGGGTTGGTTCCCTCCAATCTCATTTCAGTGCCTATGGTTCGGAACGAGCCTGGACCGGATCCTACTATGAGGGATTACGTTGGCCGGCTGAGTATCCTTATCAGGATAACTCCGTGATCAAAAGAGCCTGGATCGCCTGTAAGGACTTTAAAGATGAATATGATGTAGAATACTCCAGATACGGAGTCTATTTCTACCTGGGTGATGAGGGCAGTTCATTATATCCCGTGGAACTGAAACAGAGCGCCAGTTTTACACCTCCCAGTATCTACGTCGATGGTGAGGATCTGTCAGCGATCTTTGCAGGAGACATTGACACAGTAGATGCAGATCAGATTCCTGACAGGATCATCACCAACGTGGTGAATACGGCCATGGGACTCACCCAATCCCGGACCATCCTGGCTTTTAGTCAACAGTATCATGATAACTATTTCATCAAAATATATCGGTTTACCAACACTGGAAATATCGATTGGGATCCGGAAATCGAGCTGACAGACACGCTTCACGGTGTGCGGGTTGGTTGGGGTACCCGCTATAGTATGGGGCGGGAAGCCAGTTGGGAAGTCGAGGGTGCCCAGAGTTATGGTAAGCATAACTGGGTGACCCGCAGAGGTGAAACCTATCCGCAGCACTACCTTGATCCCATCACCAGGGCTGATCCGATTCAGGATTGGATCCGGGCTGGATTCTCATGGCTGGGGCAGGCTACGGATGTTACCTGGGATAATATTGGCGCTCCTGCCGGTGTATTATCCGGTGGTAGTGGCAGACTGACCTCACCCCATCACACTGGATCAGCCGTTCTGCATGTTGATATCAGTGCTACAGACTCTACTGACGATATAAATCAGCCAGTATTCCTGGGCTGGCATGCAGGGGATACTTATCCCAGTATTGGCTCGCGAAAAGTGCTGAATATTCCCGAGATGACAGCGCTCTATAATATGCTCAGCGGTAATCCTTTTGGGGGCTCGAGTAAAGGTGGCACTGATCGGATGGATGAGACTTATCTGCAATCCAACACCCACCGTCTGGATCCCTACACCATCCATGGTGATGGTGGTGGTACGAATGTTATGCTGACCTATGGTCCTTTTGATCTTGCACCAGGGGAGAGTGTGGTCATTATTGAAGCGGAAGGGATCAATGGGATCAGCCGCCAGGTTTGTGAAGATGTAGGTGCCCGATGGAAGCAGGCTTACGACAATCCATCTGACAATGGTCCTTTTGATCTTCCAGATGGAACGACGACCAACAACAAGGACGAATATAAAAATACCTGGGTCTACACTGGTAAGGATTCCATTATGCTCACCTTCGGGCGTGCCTTAAGGAATTTCGACAGTGGCTTTATGATCCCGCAACCGCCGCGACCACCGGCCAATTTCACGGTGGAATCAGGGGGTGACAGGATTCGTCTTAGTTGGTTGCCAAGTATGTCAGAACCAGAATCTGATTTTGGTGGCTATCGGCTATTTCGAGCCATTGGTAAGCCGGATACGACACATCAGGAAATCTTTGCCTGTGGTTTTGGGACGGATACTCCTGAGTTGGCTTATTATTATGATGATACCTCGCCAGTTCGTGGACAGGCCTACTATTATTATTTGGTCGCTTTCAATGATGGGAGCAATAACCAGACAGAAATGAATCCTCAGGGATCCCTGCATAGTGGGCGTTTCTATACACAAACGACAGCCCCAGCCACTTTGAAACGTCGTGCTGGGGACAAGCTGGAAGACATTCGGGTAGTGCCCAATCCTTTTAATATCAGACGCAGTGGTACCAA
This genomic interval from Candidatus Neomarinimicrobiota bacterium contains the following:
- a CDS encoding fibronectin, with translation MKKLILLTFCFVLFAGSVLAQVDGASRRYLRVGSLQSHFSAYGSERAWTGSYYEGLRWPAEYPYQDNSVIKRAWIACKDFKDEYDVEYSRYGVYFYLGDEGSSLYPVELKQSASFTPPSIYVDGEDLSAIFAGDIDTVDADQIPDRIITNVVNTAMGLTQSRTILAFSQQYHDNYFIKIYRFTNTGNIDWDPEIELTDTLHGVRVGWGTRYSMGREASWEVEGAQSYGKHNWVTRRGETYPQHYLDPITRADPIQDWIRAGFSWLGQATDVTWDNIGAPAGVLSGGSGRLTSPHHTGSAVLHVDISATDSTDDINQPVFLGWHAGDTYPSIGSRKVLNIPEMTALYNMLSGNPFGGSSKGGTDRMDETYLQSNTHRLDPYTIHGDGGGTNVMLTYGPFDLAPGESVVIIEAEGINGISRQVCEDVGARWKQAYDNPSDNGPFDLPDGTTTNNKDEYKNTWVYTGKDSIMLTFGRALRNFDSGFMIPQPPRPPANFTVESGGDRIRLSWLPSMSEPESDFGGYRLFRAIGKPDTTHQEIFACGFGTDTPELAYYYDDTSPVRGQAYYYYLVAFNDGSNNQTEMNPQGSLHSGRFYTQTTAPATLKRRAGDKLEDIRVVPNPFNIRRSGTKLDYLNETNKLMFLDIPGQCTIRIFTERGDLIKTIEHTDGSGDEAWHQITDYRQTIVSGIYLAHFETPDGRSTYRKFIIIR
- a CDS encoding TonB-dependent receptor; the encoded protein is PGYYSPADIYRTNFGLKLNHMLDEDSYYEVMYQYLRSKYWTFETDARDPQLIEIYDGVWRDEAPYGYDGGEWMNLGRDSSLIQTHSLKADYTRQVNTRNQLKTGIRIIRNQLQVRSYTESDKDTWTREQNYDRSPYSIAAYIQNKLEYEGFIANLGLRTEYNNPNAPNYLLDPFDPIYSQGLGSDLEENADQEDAANFWTISPRLGISHPITDRSKLYFNYGHFHSEPASTYRFRLQRESNGKVTSIGNPDLKLEQTIAYELGYSHSIQDAYLINIATYYKDVRNQPGWIKYTSVDGSVNYSEPDNNNYADIRGIELTLSKLKGDWFTGFVNYTYMVRTSGYFGLTHYYQDPMEQRDFVALNPQESRPVPTPYARLNLVFHTPHKFGPTLAGITPLEDWNLTLLASYRAGSTWQWSEGNRTRTRPWVDSHSVSSRLARTFETNLGDLEFFMDVSNLLNMKWLSYAGFAGSRDWLAYRASLHLPWEEGEQKGDDRLGDYRSWDTEYRPIYTTDSLSNVEQVPKSHEIFWESSTNSYHVWDDAINDWAAEPVDQSAIDDLIEEKAYIDMPNIRSMSFLSPRKITVGIRIKF